CTGTTGAAGTAAGCAAATTTTTGTGAACATAAATGAATAACGGGTTCGCGTGTAcgataagaaaataaattaatatggGTTTGGGTTGACAAACCTATCATCATATTTGTTTCATTGCTTGCCTCCTTTCCTCCTCTTCTGCCTTAATCCAAGCAGCCTAGAAGTAAACAAGAAAACCAAATAAGATTGACCGAGTCAGTCAACAACAACAGATAAATAGTACTTTCTGCAGGCAGCTACAAGACTGCAGTTATTCCAAATTCAACCAAAACCTGTAAAAACATGTCAAGTAAAAACAAGGACTAACCTTGTCtagttcaagcttagagagatgaGGCTTAATGGAGTTTCCTAAGCTCAACCCTGCCCAAGCTTGTAGCAACTCCCTCTCCCTTGCTTCTCGCCGAGACATAGAGGCACTAACAGGATTCTCCTCCTCTTGCTTTGAAGCCACCATCTTTTCTCGCTCAAGTTTGGATTTATGTTTAACCAAAATTTGATCCAAACCACCTTCAGCATTTGCATCCAAATGGATGTGTCTATTATCTCTTTTAACTTGTACTCTTTCTCCCCCTGAGTTGAACCTCATTTTCTCCTTCTCTAACCTGGAGACATGCTTGACTAAAATCTTATCCAGGCTCTCACATTCTGTAACACCAGTTACTGCTTGGTTCCTTCTATATTTTTCTCCATTGCCTCCCAGGGACAAGGCTTGCATCTTCTCTCTTTCCAATCCGTGTATAGGCTCTTTCAGAATCTTGTCCAAGCCATCTTTGTTCTCAGTCACATCATTTGCACCATCCAAAGGAGCTACAGATGTACTTCTCTCTAAGTTGCAGCGTTTTTCTTGTGTCTCAGAATTCATACTAATCTCCTTGTTTATGTTTACGTTTTCTTTCCCCGCCAATGCTTCAGAAGATGAACTTGAATCCATTCCACTGGAAATCCCTAGATCAGCTCCTAACTTCGTAATTTTTCCTTCATTGATTGTTCTGCTTTTGGCTTCTTGAACTTCCCTTTCCAGTCTTGAGATGTGTTTCACTAAGAACTTGTCCAAGCTGGGTACTTCAGCATGATCCTTTTGACGGTTTGGCATGTCACTTTGAACTGCTGGTATATCCTTTTGGAACTCCAACTTTGCCTTATTGATTTCCTTCTCAAATTTTGAATAATTCTTCACAAGAATACTTCCCAAGTCAGTTATTGTCTCAGATAGAGTTCCATCAACAGATTTTTGAGATCTATCATTGTCTGATTCTGTCTCATTTCTTCTCTTATTCTTGGCTTCCTGAATCTCTCTCTCAAGTTTGGTCATGTGCTTAACCAAAAACTTGTCAAGACTTGGTATTTCACACCCAACTTGCTTCTTTCCTGATGCCAGCAATGACATTCTTCTTGCTGGAAAATTAAGAATCGAAGAGGAGGTATGATCAATAGCAGAGCTTGGGTTGTGCAGCTTGATATTATGCTCTTGAGCCAAGGCAGCATTTAGGCCACAAGTTGCAACTATAGTGGCAAGTGAAGAAAGTTCATCTTCTTGCAAACATTTTAGCCTCTCAAGCATTGTGCCCACAAGCTTTATTCTGTCGAATTTTTCAAGGGACTGCCTCCTCCTACTTTTCCCATGACTTGTCCCTGGAGGTGGCATATTCAAGTCAAGCTCAGTTCCAGATTCAGAGTCACACTCTGAAGAGAACTCAGAGATGTCCTGATTCTTGTCATCCGCGTCTGggttttcattaatttttcttAGCAGTTCTCGGAATTCATCCGTGCTAAAGGAAGGGCAATTTGCAAGTCTGACAAATGCTGTTTTGACAGCTGCAGCTACTTCCTTGTCCACGTCAAATGCAGTTTCAAAAGATGCAGTAACCATATGAGTGGATGATCCTTCTCCATTAACAGAGGATGTCTCAATTCGACAATGCTTCTTAGGGCAATTTGACAAATCATACATGATAACTCCCATAGACTGGGCTGCCTCAAAGGCTTCCACTGCACCCTTTTCAGCTTTAGAGAGTTGAGCCTCAGCATCATCACTAGGTATCCTGGAAAATATCAACGTAGAAATATTTAAACAAAGATAGGAGTGACTAAAttctaaaaaagaaaataaaagaggaCACATTACCTGGCAGCTCGTAAGATACGACACCAAGAGGCTTCCACCAATGCAGCTCTTCGAGCCAATATTGCCTTATTAGCAGATTCTCTTGCTGCCATTTTCTCTCTCAGCACTCTTGAATAATGCGGATTAGAATTGCCTAGAGTCTGATCAAGTGTCAAATTCATACCATCTAGTTCCTGAAAAATAGTTATATACATAGTAGTTGAATTCAACTAATTAACCCTACCTTGATCGTAGAAAATAAGATGAAATGTATTAATATAGTTAGTGAACAGTACCTGGAGCATCTTAATTTTTCTATTCAAGTAAGAATCCACTTTTTTGCGGGGGAACCAATTGACGGGAGAAGTTTTACGATGAGGAGGCTTTCTAATCTTGATTTGCGGCGTAATCTTGTTACTGTTGGGAGCATTTGATGTCGTCCGGGCACTGCTATCCAGCGTCATTGTGTTCTGCAAAACCACAATCACATAAAAGTGAAATTGTTAGTCGTGGTAAATTCCCAATTATAGAATTTCAAGGACCAACAGTGCCAGTGGCAATCAATTAAATtcttaaactaaattaaaattataggGTTTTGAATGGGTAAATAGTAAGAGATATTATGCGTTTATTGATAAAGAgaatagaaagaagaaaagaaggaaggaaGAGTCGCTTGCCTAGTAAGAACTGGAATTGAGAGAAGGGAGAGGATGAGGATTGAATCGTGCAGTTAAAAGGAGTGAGCCGAGTCCTCACGAATTAGAAGAGCGACTGAGACGAATGAGGAAGAAAGAAATTTGCACTCGCGGGAGAGAAACGGAGGGGAGACCTTTCGTTCGACTTTGAGAAAATAGAAATAGCCGTTACCCACTCAGCACCAACGGTCCTTTCaatcatttatttttctttttcatagttttaaattttttattgttaagaCTAGATTCAATTTTAATATCCTGACTAGTATTTTTGTCCATGAAATATTACGGGTATATGAtggaatataataaaaattaattttaatatattaacagtataaaatattttttataattatttaattacaatcatttttttaaataactatttATAAGATTAATATATAACCTGTCAAtgaatatctttttattttatattagtcataacattttttttcttaaatttttcatattttttttcgtCAATTTTAGAGTTATTATGCATAGTATTTTTCGTTGTCCTCTCTTTAGTagtaatattaatttttttgttattctaatttttttacgttatcaattcctttccttttaattttacAGAACAAAAATTGTTATAAATTGAACAAATAAACTTCAATaccaaatactaaaaaaaatagaataattcaTAATACAATAATTTATCAAACTAAGCAAATTTAGAGAAAAAAACCAAAACtattataaactaattaatctcaatcagaaattaatttagttatggATAAAAGATTGGTGATAAACTTATATATGGATGTATGGTGTGTTGTCCGCAATTGTGGATCTGCGTTGATCAAAGACCTGCAAAACGCAGGTAACGTTTTGCAGACATTGGAATAAAAAATCTGCAGGCCCTGCAAAACGCAGGCTGCGATTTGGCTGGAAAGGGAACCAACAAGCAAAATGTGTCTTGCATGCCGACAGGAGCAGGTGTTGACCAACTTTGGATTGTCCAAAACGCAGGATGCGTTTGTCAGCGTAACAGAGCCGAATGCAGGTTGTGTTTTGCAGGCTTTTTAACTGCATGCGCGTTACGTGTTTTCGAAGGGTGTTCAGCTTGGTCCTTATAAGGGAAAAACGCAAATTGGAAGGAGAGCAAAGTAAAAAACTAGTTACTGAAACAAAGTGAGGAAGAGTTGAAGGAGAGTGAGGAAGCAAGAGTTAATCGTGAAGGAGCTAAAGTGTTGCTGAAGAAGAACTGCACAATACAGAAAAAAATGGTGCGTGATTATACCAAATCGAAAGAATATATTATTGAGTATTTGGATCATTCTCAATTtgtaagtaatttttttaatatttaataataaatatatagatttattcgaattttatttatttgtgttgTAATTAGTAGTATTATTGTggttattaatattattataactaatattatgttgttatttatttctcattatggtttaattttttaatattgttattatattattattgttattattaggCAAATTAATCTCTGAATTGTTAGTGacgttgttgttgttattattattattattattattattattattattgtaatagTGGGTATGTTAAtgagaataatttattaataatttttaataacaataatgtgtaataatttattattattttttagtgatttattattatttgttatgataataataataataataataataataataataatactgttAACAGTAAACGGTTTTCTTAACaatgtttaattaaaaaaattattatgtttaaTACTTTAGTAATATTACTTTagtaatattttgtaataataagTAATACTGTATGTTAATAACATACCGTTTAGGatatagctaatataataaatggttattattattattatatttgaataattattattataattagagtgttattataattattttataatactaGTTATGATAGTGAGAATACGTTATTATTAAttcttaataattaataatactgtttaataaataatagacaaatatttgtgattttttaataatttattattatgttttaagataataataataatactgtttaattgttgttgctaattttttttgaaCAAATTATTAACCGAtattatttagaatttaataattatcatttttctttttgcagGCTATCAGAAATTTGTTGCCTAGAAAACTGGATTCGCTAGATACCTTTAACGAGGTAGCTGCAGCGACACTGGCATTGATTGGGTTTCAACACGTTTCGCGAGTAGGCGAAATGAGAGGTCATTCTGCACTACTGAGTACTTTGGTAGAATGCTGGAGGCCGGAGACTCACACATTTCATCTTCTGATTGGTGAAGTGACGGTGACATTGGAAGATGTGAGCTATATTCTTGGTCTCCCGATTAATGGGGAGGCTGTTACGGGTAGATCAGATAGCAGTCACCAGTTTTTGGTGGAGAACTGCATTGCGTGTTTTGGTCGGGAGCCCGATCCAGACGATCACGTGTTCAAGAAGCTTAATATTGCTTGGGTCCGGCGGGACAGAGACACCGAGCCGTGTGATATTCAGGAGCCTCTTGAGCGGTATGTCCGGACTCTAGAGATAGTGTAGCTTTTGATTGTAGATATCACTGACTCTCTCGAACCAAATTCCATTCCAACACTAAACTCGCCATCTTCCGCCGCAGCGTTGCCTTCACTTACGACATGCGTACCACCGTCAGTCAGACAaggcaaataaaataaatactataGGAAACTtgagttaataataataacatacTCGTATTTGCATACTCAGGAAATTCCGGGTCATGCATAGCTTCGAGATCTAGAGTCCTCATAAAAGACGGAACACCAAATGGGTGCTGGCTTACAATCGCATTCGCTTCATTTTGCACCTCCAGATTGCCTGCCAAGTCTCCTTCATCGTTTTCGTCATCGACTTCATAGTTAGCTTCGAACTCCTCTTCACTGTCATTATTATCTTCTTCTCAATCTATATCCCTGAGCTCATCAACATTGACCTCCTTGACGACCGCGCCCGACCCTGACTGCTGTTCAAACTCAACGTACAGCTCTATCATCGGCACGTGAAATCAGGTTTGTTGATAAATACAGAACATCTGCTGCATACTGGCATCGTCAGTAATGGGCATTAATTGAAACTGTATTATCCCACCAAATACTTGCACAGGACTTCTGTATAAAAGGTTGCTCACCCTTTTCAAAATGTGGCTTTGAATGTTATTACAAAACCCATTTTGCAACTCGACAAAGCTCATGGTACATGGAATAGCAAATGACAACGGACATTCACAAACAAAAGTCACTCCTTCATGTGTGTTTGGTATAACTTCACCGTTATAATATACTcgcaaatttttaatattttctataACTTCAACCTCACCTACTCCGATTTTTTTGACACACCTAACTGCCAAAAAAAAACTAAGAACTACAACATATGTATACGAAAGAAGAGTATGATGAGTAGAATGGGAGTGAGGCCGTTTGGGCGAGGAGTCTTCGTATTTATAGGCAGGCCTcttcattaaaatatttttttcacaaaACGCAAcctgtgttttttatttttcaaaaaaataatctGTCAACGCAAAAAAAGTAGCCTGCGTTTTGCGTTTCCCAAAAAAAAGCTGACATTCAACACAAAATGCAAGTTGCGTTTtgttattatgaaaaaaaaatttaacccaTCAAAACGCAGGCCGCGtttggattaaaacaaataaaataatttttgaaaagccTGCAGAAAGCAAAACGCAGCCCACGTTTGTTCCCTttcctgaaaaaaaaaacaaaagtaggCCAAAAGTAAAACGTATCTTACGTTTTACACCTGACATCATAGCAGGAAAAAATTTATCCATGCATCTATTACATTAAACAACATCAAGCTTTATTCCATAACAAAAAATATGAGCCTAATTTCAATACCAAATACTAAAGAAAATCACAATCATTCATAATACAAAGCACATTTAAAAGGCTAGTGAGGATAGATATTGACCAAAAAGCAGCACAGAATACATCGAAGCATCCGAAAtagaacaaaaaaatatgaCAAAACAAAATCACATGCAAAGAAACAACAACTAATGACATCACACCTATAAGCACAAATTTAATGACAAAGCAGATAAGCAATGTTTTTTCTAAGTAAAAATGTTTAATAAAAGATATACAAATTGAGATAATATCTTAAATcgtctttaaaatttttaattcattttaatgaatttttttactttttaaaatgatcaaatgtattttttattcttaaaaacgTGAATCTCTATTAGTTCAAATATCATTAGTTGTTTTAATGTTACTGAAGTTTGTAGTTAAGTGTCAATTTGACAGTTTGCTACAAGCTGACATGGACAAACAATAAATTTAACTTAAATTAGTGTCCtaaatttgtttaaaatattcaaattggtcatatataattataaagcTTTGACTTTTAAAATTTCATCTTCAGCATTTGTTCTTTCTCCCCTATTCTATGTTGTCCTTATCCTCATCTTCATCGTTCGTCTCTTCTCCCACTCACTCACTCTCTCATTCTGATCATTTTCTTTCTTCCCCTTCTGCCTCCCTCCGCTTCTCCCCAACCCCACCGAACCCATTTTCAAGTCTATTTTCAGGACCTCCGTTAGCACCAACAACTCTACTTCCAAAATCGTTCCTTGATTTGACGCTGGTGTCGTAGCTAATTTCCCTCCCAAGAGCAGTATCGTAAATGGATTCGAAGCGAGTCATTGTTTAGCGCATTCCCGCTTTAGACAAGCTCCTAGAGACAATGGTGAGCCTTTTGGAAGGGCTATCTTCCTCTTCGATCCAATCGAGAACGGAAGGGGGAGGACCCGCCGCCGCGCCAATGTTCCTTTCTTGGCGCCGCTGGACGGGTTGTACGtgaagaagaagtggaagaagggGATCCTCAGGCTTAGGAAGTCATTCCACTAGAGTAGGCTCTCGAAGATGAAGTGGCCTTGGAAGATGCCCATGCTTAACTTCGTCGGGAGGGAGGAAGGAATATCTGTCGGAGACTAAAGAAGGGAGCAGGGCTACATCGACGGAGCTGGGGAAGGGTGAGAGGAATATGCAATGGGCGCTAGGGAAGGCAGGAGAGGATCGTGTGCACGTGGTGGTGTTGGAGGAGCGAGGTTGGTTGTTCGTGAGGATCTACGATGGCTTCAACAGCCCCAACGCACCAGAGTTCTTGATGGGTTACCTCTACCGTTGCTGTTCACAATGAGCTTCAGGGGTTGTTTTGAAAAGTCAAATTTCTTGCCTTAAATTTTGTTCTTGATTATGTACACAAGAGTGTTGCCTTTCAGAGTGATGATATAATAACTATACAAATCAGCAACTATTTCAATATTGTTGAAATCAGCTCTTTGCTACTAACTTCTACATGCAACCCTTCTTCTGAACAAGGTTAATTCATTCCTTCTTGTTTCTTACTTCATCAAACGAAATTGAAGTAAAGTGAATGAATGTTCCTTCTTAGTTGATTATATGTGATCATGAATTTGtattatatattgtttattATTCTCTATCAGATTACTTATTTAGTTTGAACTATGTAATGTCATTGGAAGAAGAGAAGTCTCTGGAATTAGTCCACAACTATGGACCATGTTTCTCAAAGAATCATGAAAAAGTGAATGCACCATCTATGCTTGAAATCCTTgaaagagacaaaaaaaaaacaagtttGATGGCATTGAGACAATGCTATGGCAAGAACAAGGTTCAATTCagatgatgaagatgaggaGAAGGACAGCATAAAACAAAGAAGGAAGAACAAATGATAAAAATGAAGATTTGAGAGTTAGGGCTTTATAATTGTATATAGACCAATGTGAGTATTTTAAACAAATTTGAGACACCAATTTGAGTTAAATTCATTATTTGTCTATGTCAACTTGCAGCAAACTGTCAAGTTGGCACTTAATTGAACCCATCAACAACGTCAAAATGACTAATGATATTTAGACTAACGGAGACTCACATTTTTTAGAGCGAGAGATATATTTGgtcattttaaaaagtaaaGGATTTAACTAAAGCGGGTTGAAAATTTCATAGACCATTTAGAGCATTACCTCTATACAAATTAAAGAATAGGTACTACTTACTATGTATAACAGTATAAGCAACCTACctataaattcaaattaaatgtcATATGTGATTGAAATATCAATAGTAGTTAAGGATGCAATAGATATCCGTGGAGGTGGATATCCTTCTTTTGTCCCTAATTTCCATTCAAAAAAATGCTCCCATTTTCGTTCCAATTATATTTAAGAAAAAAGtaaaggacaaataggtccttAACCTTTTTTTTCACGGACATTTTCATCCCCAAAAATTGGAAAATACATTCATGTCCCTGACCCTTCCGTTGAAGTGACTCCGTTTGACTCAACAGAAAACGCTGACGTGGCTCCCATGGCGCTGACCTAGCCGTTATGGCAGCACACGTGGTATGTAACATTTTAAAACAGGACATATTAGTCCTCCCACcccaaaacgacgtcgtttcacCCAAATCTCCAATCTTTCACATTTATGAGCCATACGCTGTCCTCAGCCACCTCCAACCCCAACCACCTCCTGCCCTCTAACTCCCTCTTCCACCACCACCTATGCCGCCTCTCCTCTCCTTGCCCCATCCCCCTCCCTCTCCACTCCCTCACTTACCCTAACACACTCTACTCCACTCCCTCTCCACTCCCTCGCTTACCCCAAGAATGAAGAGAACGGTGGTGTAGAATCTCTGCTATGGGGGTTTAGAGTTTTAATGGCGTAAAAATGATTACTTGATTGCACCGCCATTGTGTATCTCTAATTACTGTTCGGTTCCGATGCCAGTGATTGAAGAATCTCACATTTCTCCATTCCCTCTTTGCCGCCAATGGCTGACGTcgggatttttgctagtaaagaattcgtaaaaatatagtcgcattgtgagtatagattctaaaccaacagaaaatcctttcgtacaaacgttttggttgtcacaagtaacaaaccactaaataaattgataaccgaagtatttaaacctcgggtcgtcttctcaaggaattgcaaggaggtatgttcttattatcggttatgaagattgtaaatcggggttttaaagatgaggaacaagtaatttaattggcaggtaaaataaataaatgaatgtaaaataaacttttggcaaggtatgagaaattggaagtcctatcctagttatccttatcaatgatgatgaaaattaaatcttaattccacttagttaacctttgctagtgcaagggaaggtcaagtgactaattagtttgatcttcaaatcctagttaattcctggaaaaagattgggattatagaagttcaagctaattagCAAAGATAGCGATTatactcctgagttactgatttcttaaccaagaccaaaaggagaaaaatctaaattatttatataaataaaagacagcagtcataaatctgaaatacctcaattgcattaataaaagcagtcaaatctaacatagaaaagttcataagccaaataggcaacataagtgatacaagcatcaaaatatctgaaagtaaaagagaaataaaaagtaaaaggaatattgaacctgttgaagagttgaaatcctaaatcttctaagaggaatcctaatcctaaatccctaagagagaggagagaacctctctctctaaaactacatctaaactaaaaattatgaaatatgAAAAGCCTGTTGAGTCTCTGTATGtttcctgactttaatctgtatttttgggccgaaaactgggttgaaatgcggcccataATCTCTGCCAGCgccttttgtaattctgcagatcgcgcacgtcacgcgtctgcgtcgtccacgcgatcgcgtcacttagCTTTTTCGTATCACACgtgcgcgtcatccacgcgatcgcgtcgttcgtgcagcttccaatccgtgcggtcgcgtcaggcacgcgaatgCGTCACTCTGATTCTTCCATTTCGCGTGGTCACGTGAGctatgcgaccgcgtgacttctcgctggtcatctcctcaattccttgtgttccttccatttttgcacgcttcctctttattctctaagccattcctgccctatgaagcctgaaacacttagcacacagatcaaggcatcgaatggtaataggagaggattaagattagctaaattaagaccaaagaagcatgttttcaatcatagaactaaactaggaaggaattgtaaaatcatgcaaatcatatgaataagtgggtgaaaagctttataaaaccactcaattaaatacaatataaaccataaaatattggtttatcaacctccccacacttaagcattagcatgtcctcatgctaaac
This sequence is a window from Arachis stenosperma cultivar V10309 chromosome 10, arast.V10309.gnm1.PFL2, whole genome shotgun sequence. Protein-coding genes within it:
- the LOC130956508 gene encoding uncharacterized protein LOC130956508 isoform X1, producing the protein MTLDSSARTTSNAPNSNKITPQIKIRKPPHRKTSPVNWFPRKKVDSYLNRKIKMLQELDGMNLTLDQTLGNSNPHYSRVLREKMAARESANKAILARRAALVEASWCRILRAARIPSDDAEAQLSKAEKGAVEAFEAAQSMGVIMYDLSNCPKKHCRIETSSVNGEGSSTHMVTASFETAFDVDKEVAAAVKTAFVRLANCPSFSTDEFRELLRKINENPDADDKNQDISEFSSECDSESGTELDLNMPPPGTSHGKSRRRQSLEKFDRIKLVGTMLERLKCLQEDELSSLATIVATCGLNAALAQEHNIKLHNPSSAIDHTSSSILNFPARRMSLLASGKKQVGCEIPSLDKFLVKHMTKLEREIQEAKNKRRNETESDNDRSQKSVDGTLSETITDLGSILVKNYSKFEKEINKAKLEFQKDIPAVQSDMPNRQKDHAEVPSLDKFLVKHISRLEREVQEAKSRTINEGKITKLGADLGISSGMDSSSSSEALAGKENVNINKEISMNSETQEKRCNLERSTSVAPLDGANDVTENKDGLDKILKEPIHGLEREKMQALSLGGNGEKYRRNQAVTGVTECESLDKILVKHVSRLEKEKMRFNSGGERVQVKRDNRHIHLDANAEGGLDQILVKHKSKLEREKMVASKQEEENPVSASMSRREARERELLQAWAGLSLGNSIKPHLSKLELDKAAWIKAEEEERRQAMKQI
- the LOC130956508 gene encoding uncharacterized protein LOC130956508 isoform X2, which encodes MTLDSSARTTSNAPNSNKITPQIKIRKPPHRKTSPVNWFPRKKVDSYLNRKIKMLQTLGNSNPHYSRVLREKMAARESANKAILARRAALVEASWCRILRAARIPSDDAEAQLSKAEKGAVEAFEAAQSMGVIMYDLSNCPKKHCRIETSSVNGEGSSTHMVTASFETAFDVDKEVAAAVKTAFVRLANCPSFSTDEFRELLRKINENPDADDKNQDISEFSSECDSESGTELDLNMPPPGTSHGKSRRRQSLEKFDRIKLVGTMLERLKCLQEDELSSLATIVATCGLNAALAQEHNIKLHNPSSAIDHTSSSILNFPARRMSLLASGKKQVGCEIPSLDKFLVKHMTKLEREIQEAKNKRRNETESDNDRSQKSVDGTLSETITDLGSILVKNYSKFEKEINKAKLEFQKDIPAVQSDMPNRQKDHAEVPSLDKFLVKHISRLEREVQEAKSRTINEGKITKLGADLGISSGMDSSSSSEALAGKENVNINKEISMNSETQEKRCNLERSTSVAPLDGANDVTENKDGLDKILKEPIHGLEREKMQALSLGGNGEKYRRNQAVTGVTECESLDKILVKHVSRLEKEKMRFNSGGERVQVKRDNRHIHLDANAEGGLDQILVKHKSKLEREKMVASKQEEENPVSASMSRREARERELLQAWAGLSLGNSIKPHLSKLELDKAAWIKAEEEERRQAMKQI